In Nocardioides conyzicola, one genomic interval encodes:
- the mfd gene encoding transcription-repair coupling factor, translating to MADARDGAVPTLDLTGPEAMRPYVVAGLVREGRSVLAVTATAREAEDLVAALGDLVDPALVGYYPSWETLPHERLSPRSDTVGRRLAVLRRLRHPGTDASNGPLRVVVAPVRSVLQPQVKGLADLEPVELVSGDTAPLEDVVRRLSAAAYSRVDLVEKRGEFAVRGGIVDVFPPTDEHPLRVEFWGDDVEEIRTFSVADQRTLEKVDRLWAPPCRELLLTDEVRERAAELGRQHPQLLELTDKIAAGIAVEGMESLAPVLVDEMELLVDLMPDDTHVLVLDPERARSRAHDLVATSEEFLGASWAAAAGGGTAPIDLGAASYRAIADVREHTLAQGKAWWSVSPFGLDTDETDVDVIAGAVVSRGLSAKPAEAYRGEMERAVADIAGWRRDGYRVVVVHAGHGPAERMREVLAEHDQAARVVEQVAAAADLTDAVVTVTCGAAVHGFVDDDNRLAVLTGEDLSGQKASTRDMRRMPARRKKQIDPLELSAGDYVVHEQHGVGRFVEMKQREVGGAVREYLVLEYGSSKRGGPPDRLYVPADALDQVTRYVGGESPSLDRLGGADWSKRKNRARKAVREIAAELIKLYAARQATKGYAFGPDTPWQGELEDAFPFQETPDQLSTVDEVKGDMMRTVPMDRLVCGDVGYGKTEIAVRAAFKAVQDGKQVAVLVPTTLLVTQHLSTFSERMSGFPVVLKGLSRFQTDAEAREVIAGLAEGSIDIVVGTHRLLNPDIRMKDLGLIIVDEEQRFGVEHKEQMKRLRTSVDVLSMSATPIPRTLEMAITGIREMSTITTPPEERHPVLTYVGAYEDRQIVAAVRRELLREGQVFYIHNRVNSIEKAASRITELVPEARVAVAHGQMGEHQLEQVMLDFWEKRFDVLVCTTIVESGLDVSNANTMIIERSDTLGLSQLHQLRGRVGRSRERAYAYFLYPPEKPLTETAHERLATLAQHSDLGGGMAIAMKDLEIRGAGNLLGGEQSGHIADVGFDLYVRLVGEAVAEFKGDGGEPELNEVRVELPVDAHLPHAYITSERLRLEMYKRLAEVRTDEDVDRINEEMLDRYGEPPVEVVSLLLVARFRARARQAGIGEITIAGRNVRFAPVDLPDSRVVRLNRLYPKSIVKAPVSTILVPRPVTSGIGGQPISGIALLEWARQVIDSVIDPQEKK from the coding sequence ATGGCGGACGCGCGCGATGGCGCCGTCCCCACCCTCGACCTCACGGGACCCGAGGCGATGCGGCCGTACGTCGTCGCCGGGCTGGTCCGCGAGGGCCGCTCGGTGCTGGCGGTGACCGCCACCGCCCGCGAGGCCGAGGACCTGGTCGCGGCGCTGGGTGACCTGGTCGACCCGGCGCTGGTCGGCTACTACCCGAGCTGGGAGACGCTCCCGCACGAGCGGCTCAGCCCGCGCAGCGACACGGTCGGTCGCCGGCTGGCGGTGCTGCGGCGGCTCCGGCACCCCGGGACCGACGCGTCCAACGGCCCGCTCCGGGTCGTCGTGGCGCCCGTCCGGTCGGTGCTGCAGCCCCAGGTGAAGGGGCTGGCCGACCTCGAGCCGGTCGAGCTGGTGTCGGGCGACACGGCCCCGCTCGAGGACGTCGTACGCCGGCTCTCGGCCGCGGCGTACTCGCGTGTCGACCTGGTGGAGAAGCGGGGCGAGTTCGCCGTGCGTGGCGGGATCGTCGACGTGTTCCCGCCGACCGACGAGCACCCGCTGCGGGTGGAGTTCTGGGGCGACGACGTCGAGGAGATCCGCACGTTCTCGGTGGCCGACCAGCGCACCCTCGAGAAGGTCGATCGGCTCTGGGCACCGCCCTGCCGCGAGCTGCTGCTCACCGACGAGGTGCGTGAGCGGGCGGCCGAGCTCGGGCGCCAGCACCCGCAGCTGCTCGAGCTCACCGACAAGATCGCGGCGGGCATCGCGGTCGAGGGCATGGAGTCGCTCGCGCCCGTGCTCGTCGACGAGATGGAGCTGCTCGTCGACCTGATGCCCGACGACACCCACGTCCTCGTGCTCGACCCCGAGCGCGCACGCAGCCGGGCGCACGACCTGGTGGCCACCAGCGAGGAGTTCCTCGGCGCGAGCTGGGCGGCCGCCGCGGGGGGCGGCACCGCACCGATCGATCTCGGCGCGGCGTCGTACCGCGCGATCGCCGACGTCCGCGAGCACACGCTGGCGCAGGGCAAGGCGTGGTGGTCGGTGAGCCCCTTCGGCCTCGACACGGACGAGACCGACGTCGACGTCATCGCCGGTGCCGTGGTCAGCCGCGGACTGTCCGCCAAGCCGGCCGAGGCCTACCGCGGCGAGATGGAGCGCGCGGTCGCCGACATCGCGGGCTGGCGGCGCGACGGCTACCGGGTCGTCGTGGTGCACGCCGGACACGGCCCGGCCGAGCGGATGCGCGAGGTGCTCGCCGAGCACGACCAGGCTGCCCGGGTCGTGGAGCAGGTCGCCGCGGCGGCCGACCTGACCGACGCCGTCGTCACGGTCACCTGCGGCGCGGCGGTGCACGGCTTCGTCGACGACGACAACCGGCTGGCGGTGCTCACCGGCGAGGACCTGTCGGGGCAGAAGGCCTCGACCCGCGACATGCGGCGGATGCCCGCCCGGCGCAAGAAGCAGATCGACCCGCTGGAGCTGAGCGCCGGCGACTACGTCGTCCACGAGCAGCACGGCGTCGGCCGCTTCGTCGAGATGAAGCAGCGCGAGGTCGGGGGAGCGGTGCGCGAGTACCTCGTCCTCGAGTACGGCTCCTCCAAGCGCGGCGGCCCGCCCGACCGCCTCTACGTCCCCGCGGACGCGCTCGACCAGGTGACCCGCTACGTCGGCGGCGAGTCGCCGTCGCTCGACCGGCTCGGCGGCGCCGACTGGTCCAAGCGCAAGAACCGCGCCCGCAAGGCCGTCCGCGAGATCGCCGCCGAGCTGATCAAGCTGTACGCCGCCCGCCAGGCCACGAAGGGCTATGCGTTCGGCCCCGACACCCCGTGGCAGGGCGAGCTCGAGGACGCGTTCCCCTTCCAGGAGACGCCCGACCAGCTGAGCACGGTCGACGAGGTCAAGGGCGACATGATGCGGACGGTCCCGATGGACCGGCTCGTCTGCGGCGACGTCGGCTACGGCAAGACCGAGATCGCCGTCCGGGCGGCCTTCAAGGCCGTGCAGGACGGCAAGCAGGTCGCGGTGCTCGTGCCGACGACGCTGCTGGTGACCCAGCACCTGAGCACGTTCAGCGAGCGGATGAGCGGCTTCCCCGTCGTGCTCAAGGGGCTGAGCAGGTTCCAGACCGACGCCGAGGCGCGCGAGGTGATCGCCGGCCTTGCGGAGGGCTCGATCGACATCGTGGTCGGCACCCACCGGCTGCTCAACCCGGACATCCGGATGAAGGACCTCGGGCTGATCATCGTCGACGAGGAGCAGCGCTTCGGCGTCGAGCACAAGGAGCAGATGAAGCGGCTCCGCACGTCGGTCGACGTCCTGAGCATGAGCGCGACGCCGATCCCGCGCACGCTCGAGATGGCCATCACCGGCATCCGCGAGATGTCCACGATCACCACCCCGCCGGAGGAGCGGCACCCGGTGCTGACCTACGTCGGCGCCTACGAGGACCGGCAGATCGTCGCCGCCGTACGCCGTGAGCTCCTCCGCGAGGGTCAGGTCTTCTACATCCACAACCGGGTCAACTCGATCGAGAAGGCCGCCTCCCGGATCACCGAGCTGGTACCCGAGGCCCGGGTCGCGGTCGCCCACGGCCAGATGGGCGAGCACCAGCTCGAGCAGGTGATGCTGGACTTCTGGGAGAAGCGCTTCGACGTGCTGGTGTGCACCACGATCGTCGAGTCGGGCCTGGACGTCTCCAACGCCAACACGATGATCATCGAGCGCTCCGACACCCTCGGCCTCTCCCAGCTGCACCAGCTGCGCGGCCGCGTCGGCCGCTCCCGGGAGCGCGCCTACGCCTACTTCCTCTACCCGCCGGAGAAGCCGCTGACCGAGACGGCCCACGAGCGGCTCGCGACGCTCGCGCAGCACTCCGACCTCGGCGGCGGCATGGCGATCGCGATGAAGGACCTCGAGATCCGCGGCGCCGGCAACCTGCTCGGCGGCGAGCAGTCCGGGCACATCGCCGACGTCGGGTTCGACCTCTACGTGCGGCTGGTCGGCGAGGCGGTCGCGGAGTTCAAGGGCGACGGCGGCGAGCCCGAGCTCAACGAGGTCCGTGTCGAGCTGCCCGTCGACGCGCACCTGCCGCACGCCTACATCACGAGCGAGCGGCTCCGGCTGGAGATGTACAAGCGCCTCGCCGAGGTGCGCACCGACGAGGACGTCGACCGGATCAACGAGGAGATGCTGGACCGGTACGGCGAGCCGCCGGTCGAGGTCGTCTCGCTGCTGCTGGTCGCCCGGTTCCGGGCCCGGGCCCGGCAGGCGGGCATCGGGGAGATCACGATCGCGGGCCGCAACGTGCGGTTCGCGCCCGTGGACCTGCCCGACTCGCGGGTGGTCCGGCTCAATCGCCTCTACCCGAAGTCCATCGTCAAGGCGCCGGTCAGCACGATCCTGGTGCCGCGACCGGTGACGTCGGGCATCGGGGGTCAGCCGATCTCCGGCATCGCCCTGCTTGAATGGGCCCGGCAGGTGATCGACTCCGTGATCGACCCCCAGGAGAAGAAGTGA
- a CDS encoding MazG family protein translates to MSPAAGEPLLEFLEVMRRLRAECAWKAGQTHRSLARYLLEETHETLEAIDTGDAALLREELGDLLLQVYFHAVIAEETGEFTLDDVAGDIITKMRRRNPHVFADAPGGTPGEINEAWEAIKATEKQRDSVTDGIPPTLPALLYADKVLDRLARAGAEAPSPGDDLGDRLLALVAEARVSGTDPEQALRDAVRRLL, encoded by the coding sequence ATGAGCCCGGCCGCAGGCGAGCCGCTCCTCGAGTTCCTCGAGGTGATGCGTCGCCTGCGCGCGGAGTGCGCCTGGAAGGCCGGTCAGACGCACCGGTCGCTGGCGCGCTACCTGCTCGAGGAGACCCACGAGACGCTCGAGGCGATCGACACCGGTGACGCCGCGCTGCTCCGGGAGGAGCTCGGCGACCTGCTGCTCCAGGTCTACTTCCACGCGGTGATCGCCGAGGAGACCGGCGAGTTCACGCTCGACGACGTGGCGGGCGACATCATCACCAAGATGCGCCGCCGCAACCCCCACGTCTTCGCCGACGCACCCGGCGGCACTCCCGGCGAGATCAACGAGGCCTGGGAGGCGATCAAGGCCACCGAGAAGCAGCGCGACTCCGTGACCGACGGCATCCCGCCCACGCTCCCGGCGCTGCTCTACGCCGACAAGGTGCTGGACCGGCTCGCCCGTGCCGGTGCGGAGGCCCCGTCGCCCGGCGACGACCTGGGCGACCGTCTGCTCGCGCTGGTGGCCGAGGCGCGCGTGTCGGGGACCGATCCGGAACAGGCTCTGCGCGACGCCGTCCGTCGGCTGCTGTAG
- a CDS encoding response regulator — protein sequence MSRVLIVEDDVDVRDWIAHCMLHDGDEIRGVTDGRRLRALHEEEADYRPDLVLMDYALPDTNGVDLLAELRGFWPDVPAVFVTVQWTGEIIDRIARTGSERIAKPFNPDDLRAAARRALATGRTSE from the coding sequence ATGTCACGGGTACTGATCGTCGAGGACGACGTCGACGTGCGCGACTGGATCGCGCACTGCATGCTCCACGACGGCGACGAGATCCGTGGCGTGACCGACGGCCGGCGGCTGCGAGCGCTGCACGAGGAGGAGGCGGACTACCGGCCGGACCTCGTGCTGATGGACTACGCCCTGCCGGACACCAACGGGGTCGACCTGCTGGCCGAGCTCCGGGGCTTCTGGCCGGACGTGCCGGCGGTCTTCGTGACGGTGCAGTGGACCGGCGAGATCATCGACCGCATCGCCCGGACCGGGTCTGAGCGCATCGCGAAGCCCTTCAACCCCGATGACCTCCGGGCGGCGGCGCGCCGGGCGCTCGCGACCGGGAGGACCTCGGAGTGA
- a CDS encoding ATP-binding protein encodes MNRVRLLDLGAFAGYFVLAAYLGRQAVVEGSGLALVWPAAGVAAAWLAVTGWRRWVVVDSLGVLVLTWGVYVATGTSAGIAIALAIAMVVQALVFGLLVSRWCPAWWGFGAEPPPGVQRLRELGVLLAAAFASAVVSALVGPVAVIVLVADADWSVLVSWVIRNSIGIVAIFPLSLLARNAARASSPGRNPAPFGPHRGSTVEFVALVVGSLTVGWLIFWVNDSLPIPFLLLATSVWAGTRFSPWVADVHALLIAAGVVVSTVLDEGPFAAISDPVSEVLAVQAYVGLAVVLTLALSVGRRESVALVQRIAASERTAIEQAATMRTILDTMADGVSVVDDAGEIVLRNPAADRLVGEVRRTEAGELDLAAYDMRHPDGTAVTAEDSPVTRALAGELVDPIDVVLRNAVAPDGRMVQLTARPIPDSDPPLVVIVFHDVTADRRERDELASFAGVVAHDLLNPLTVVEGWSETLLETAQAGVVVPPEKQVVQLERIRRAAQRMQNLISDLLAYTTARDLRITPVRVDLAAMALDVARSRVEASRVSDQPPPVITVDPALPDVLAEPVLLRQVIDNLVGNAVKYVAPGVCPEIEVRGRLVDGDDGPLVLVEVVDNGIGIPAGQHTRVFDTFHREHREGYRGTGLGLSIVKRIVERHGGTASARDNGAGGGTTMTVTFPAADVG; translated from the coding sequence GTGAACCGGGTACGCCTGCTCGACCTCGGAGCGTTCGCAGGCTACTTCGTCCTTGCGGCCTACCTGGGTCGGCAGGCGGTCGTCGAGGGGAGCGGCCTCGCGCTCGTCTGGCCGGCGGCCGGCGTCGCGGCGGCCTGGCTGGCGGTGACCGGCTGGCGACGCTGGGTCGTCGTGGACTCCCTCGGGGTCCTCGTGCTGACGTGGGGCGTGTACGTCGCGACCGGGACCTCGGCCGGCATCGCGATCGCCCTCGCGATCGCCATGGTGGTGCAGGCCCTGGTGTTCGGGCTGCTGGTCAGCCGGTGGTGCCCGGCCTGGTGGGGCTTCGGTGCGGAGCCGCCCCCCGGCGTCCAACGGCTGCGCGAGCTCGGCGTGCTGCTGGCGGCGGCGTTCGCGTCGGCGGTCGTCTCCGCCCTGGTCGGGCCGGTCGCCGTGATCGTCCTCGTGGCCGACGCCGACTGGTCGGTGCTCGTCTCGTGGGTCATCCGCAACTCGATCGGGATCGTCGCGATCTTCCCGCTCTCGCTGCTGGCCCGCAACGCCGCCCGGGCCAGCTCCCCGGGCCGGAACCCCGCACCCTTCGGGCCCCACCGGGGCAGCACGGTCGAGTTCGTCGCGCTGGTCGTCGGCAGCCTCACCGTGGGGTGGCTGATCTTCTGGGTCAACGACAGCCTCCCGATCCCGTTCCTGCTGCTGGCGACGTCGGTCTGGGCCGGCACCCGCTTCTCGCCGTGGGTCGCCGACGTCCACGCCCTGCTGATCGCCGCCGGGGTGGTGGTCTCCACGGTGCTGGACGAGGGACCGTTCGCGGCGATCTCCGACCCGGTCTCCGAGGTGCTCGCCGTCCAGGCGTACGTCGGCCTCGCGGTCGTGCTCACCCTGGCCTTGTCCGTCGGCCGGCGGGAGAGCGTCGCCCTCGTCCAGCGGATCGCCGCCTCCGAGCGCACGGCGATCGAGCAGGCCGCGACGATGCGCACGATCCTCGACACCATGGCCGACGGCGTCAGCGTCGTCGACGACGCCGGCGAGATCGTCCTGCGCAATCCCGCCGCCGACCGCCTGGTGGGCGAGGTGCGCCGTACCGAGGCCGGCGAGCTGGACCTGGCGGCCTACGACATGCGGCACCCCGACGGCACGGCGGTGACCGCCGAGGACTCGCCGGTCACCCGCGCACTCGCGGGCGAGCTGGTCGACCCCATCGACGTCGTCCTCCGCAACGCCGTGGCACCCGACGGTCGGATGGTGCAGCTCACGGCCCGCCCGATCCCCGACAGCGACCCCCCGCTCGTCGTCATCGTCTTCCACGACGTCACCGCCGACCGCCGCGAGCGCGACGAGCTGGCGTCGTTCGCGGGAGTCGTCGCGCACGACCTGCTCAACCCCCTCACGGTCGTGGAGGGATGGTCGGAGACGCTCCTCGAGACGGCCCAGGCCGGGGTCGTCGTGCCCCCGGAGAAGCAGGTCGTCCAGCTCGAGCGCATCCGGCGCGCGGCGCAGCGCATGCAGAACCTCATCAGCGACCTGCTCGCCTACACGACCGCGCGCGACCTGCGGATCACCCCCGTGCGCGTCGACCTCGCCGCGATGGCCCTGGACGTCGCCCGCTCCCGGGTCGAGGCGAGCCGGGTGAGCGACCAGCCGCCACCGGTGATCACCGTGGACCCGGCGCTGCCCGACGTGCTCGCCGAGCCGGTGCTGCTGCGCCAGGTGATCGACAACCTGGTCGGCAACGCGGTCAAGTACGTCGCGCCGGGCGTCTGCCCGGAGATCGAGGTGCGGGGTCGCCTGGTCGACGGCGACGACGGGCCGTTGGTGCTGGTCGAGGTCGTCGACAACGGGATCGGCATCCCGGCCGGGCAGCACACGCGCGTCTTCGACACCTTCCACCGCGAGCACCGCGAGGGCTACCGCGGCACCGGCCTCGGGCTGTCGATCGTCAAGCGGATCGTCGAGCGCCACGGCGGTACGGCGTCGGCGCGGGACAACGGCGCCGGCGGGGGGACCACGATGACGGTCACCTTCCCGGCGGCCGACGTCGGCTGA
- the eno gene encoding phosphopyruvate hydratase, whose amino-acid sequence MASIEAVGAREILDSRGNPTVEVEVLLDDGSFARAMVPSGASTGAFEAVELRDGGDRYGGKGVTKAVDAVIHTIAPAIEGIAADDQRLVDQTMLQLDGTPNKANLGANAILGVSLAVARAAADSAGLPLYRYVGGPNAHLLPVPMMNILNGGSHADSNVDVQEFMIAPIGAPTFREALRSGAEVYHALKSVLKQKGLSTGLGDEGGFAPNLDSNRAALDLIAEAVAATGLTLGTDIALAMDVAASEFFKDGSYAFEGGSKSAEEMTAYYADLVASYPIVSIEDPLDEDDWDGWKAITDQIGSKTQIVGDDLFVTNVERLQRGIDGGQANALLVKVNQIGSLTETLDSVELAHRNGYRCMMSHRSGETEDTTIADLAVAVNCGQIKTGAPARSDRVAKYNQLLRIEDELGDAARYSGASAFSRYAG is encoded by the coding sequence ATGGCATCCATCGAAGCTGTCGGCGCCCGCGAGATCCTCGACTCACGAGGCAACCCCACCGTCGAGGTCGAGGTGCTCCTCGACGACGGCTCGTTCGCGCGGGCCATGGTGCCCAGCGGCGCCTCCACCGGCGCCTTCGAGGCGGTCGAGCTGCGTGACGGCGGCGACCGCTACGGCGGCAAGGGCGTCACCAAGGCCGTCGACGCCGTGATCCACACGATCGCCCCGGCGATCGAGGGCATCGCCGCCGACGACCAGCGCCTCGTCGACCAGACGATGCTCCAGCTCGACGGCACGCCCAACAAGGCCAACCTCGGCGCCAACGCCATCCTGGGCGTCTCGCTGGCGGTCGCCCGCGCGGCCGCGGACTCGGCCGGGCTCCCGCTCTACCGCTACGTCGGCGGACCCAACGCCCACCTGCTGCCGGTGCCGATGATGAACATCCTCAACGGCGGCTCGCACGCCGACTCCAACGTGGACGTGCAGGAGTTCATGATCGCGCCGATCGGCGCCCCCACCTTCCGGGAGGCGCTGCGCTCCGGCGCGGAGGTCTACCACGCTCTCAAGTCCGTGCTGAAGCAGAAGGGCCTCTCCACGGGCCTCGGCGACGAGGGCGGCTTCGCCCCCAACCTCGACAGCAACCGGGCCGCGCTCGACCTGATCGCCGAGGCCGTCGCGGCCACCGGCCTCACCCTGGGCACGGACATCGCGCTGGCGATGGACGTCGCGGCCTCCGAGTTCTTCAAGGACGGCTCCTATGCGTTCGAGGGCGGCTCCAAGTCCGCCGAGGAGATGACGGCCTACTACGCCGACCTGGTCGCGTCGTACCCAATCGTCTCCATCGAGGACCCGCTGGACGAGGACGACTGGGACGGCTGGAAGGCGATCACCGACCAGATCGGGTCGAAGACCCAGATCGTCGGCGACGACCTCTTCGTCACCAACGTCGAGCGGCTCCAGCGCGGCATCGACGGCGGCCAGGCCAACGCCCTGCTGGTGAAGGTCAACCAGATCGGGTCGCTGACCGAGACCCTCGACTCCGTCGAGCTCGCGCACCGCAACGGCTACCGCTGCATGATGAGCCACCGCTCCGGCGAGACCGAGGACACCACGATCGCCGACCTCGCGGTCGCCGTGAACTGCGGGCAGATCAAGACCGGTGCCCCGGCCCGCTCGGACCGCGTCGCCAAGTACAACCAGCTGCTCCGGATCGAGGACGAGCTCGGAGATGCAGCGCGCTACTCCGGCGCGTCGGCGTTCTCCCGCTACGCCGGCTGA
- a CDS encoding septum formation initiator family protein: MPESRRTPSRAPRPGGRTGPGRVGARPGTRSGTGELPAVGAAAVRRRPRLTGRATVLVLVLSLLTISYASSLRAYLDQRSHIGDLKSQIALREARISDLEREKRRWDDPAFVRQQARDLNYVMPGETAYVVLDEDGKPLDSDAELSDPATIAPKQPTAWWSTAWKSVELAGHPPKVDKQKPATKIDETP; this comes from the coding sequence ATGCCCGAGTCTCGTCGTACGCCGTCGCGCGCCCCGCGCCCCGGCGGCCGCACCGGACCCGGTCGGGTGGGCGCCCGCCCGGGCACGCGTTCGGGGACCGGCGAGCTCCCGGCCGTGGGCGCCGCGGCCGTCCGGCGGCGCCCGCGCCTGACCGGGCGCGCGACCGTGCTGGTGCTGGTCCTCTCCCTGCTCACGATCTCCTACGCGTCGTCGCTGCGGGCCTACCTGGACCAGCGCTCGCACATCGGCGACCTCAAGAGCCAGATCGCGCTCCGCGAGGCCCGGATCAGCGACCTCGAGCGCGAGAAGCGGCGCTGGGACGACCCGGCGTTCGTCCGCCAGCAGGCCCGCGACCTCAACTACGTGATGCCCGGCGAGACGGCGTACGTCGTGCTCGACGAGGACGGCAAGCCGCTCGACAGCGACGCCGAGCTCTCCGACCCGGCCACGATCGCGCCGAAGCAGCCGACCGCCTGGTGGTCGACGGCGTGGAAGTCGGTGGAGCTCGCCGGTCACCCGCCGAAGGTGGACAAGCAGAAGCCGGCGACCAAGATCGACGAGACGCCCTGA
- a CDS encoding DUF501 domain-containing protein, with protein sequence MIDPSDVSAIEAQLGREPRAIHEVGHRCPCGNPDVVTTEPRLPNGTPFPTTYYLTCPRAASRIGTLEGSGLMKEMQDRLADDPNLAAAYRAAHERYLAARAELGDVPEIEGISAGGMPDRVKCLHVLAGQSLAQGRGVNPLGDEVLDELGEWWKSGPCVG encoded by the coding sequence GTGATCGACCCCTCCGACGTCTCCGCCATCGAAGCCCAGCTCGGCCGGGAGCCGCGTGCCATCCACGAGGTCGGCCACCGGTGCCCGTGCGGCAACCCCGACGTCGTCACGACGGAGCCGCGGCTGCCCAACGGGACGCCCTTCCCCACGACGTACTACCTGACCTGCCCCCGCGCGGCCTCGCGGATCGGCACCCTCGAGGGCTCGGGCCTGATGAAGGAGATGCAGGACCGGCTCGCTGATGACCCGAACCTGGCCGCGGCGTACCGCGCGGCGCACGAGCGCTACCTGGCGGCGCGGGCGGAGCTCGGTGACGTCCCCGAGATCGAGGGCATCTCGGCCGGCGGCATGCCCGACCGCGTGAAGTGCCTGCACGTCCTCGCCGGGCAGTCGCTGGCGCAGGGTCGCGGGGTGAACCCGTTGGGCGACGAGGTGCTCGACGAGCTCGGCGAGTGGTGGAAGTCCGGTCCCTGCGTTGGGTGA
- a CDS encoding Ppx/GppA phosphatase family protein has translation MGDHVAAIDCGTNTIKLLIGALPAVDVREMRMVRLGQDLDRTGRISDEALVRAFAAIDEYAGLIRSYGVPPERVRFVATSASRDASNADVFVAGVRSRLGVEPEVVSGDVEAGLSFDGAVRNLRVPPATPALVVDIGGGSTELILGSTAPDSSYSMDIGSVRLHERHLHSDPPTAAEIAACVADIDAHLDACPVSPADAATVVGVAGTVTQLAAVALDLPAYSRSDVDQLVLPVEQVVATVERLLAMTVAERLALPAMHPGRADVIGAGVLILDRVLRRTHVPSLVVSDSDILDGIAWSIG, from the coding sequence TTGGGTGACCACGTCGCCGCCATCGACTGCGGCACCAACACGATCAAGCTGCTGATCGGCGCGCTGCCCGCCGTCGACGTCCGCGAGATGCGGATGGTCCGGCTCGGGCAGGACCTCGACCGCACCGGGCGGATCTCCGACGAGGCGCTGGTGCGGGCGTTCGCCGCGATCGACGAGTACGCCGGGCTGATCCGGTCGTACGGCGTCCCTCCTGAGCGGGTGCGCTTCGTGGCGACCTCGGCGTCGCGGGACGCGTCGAACGCCGACGTCTTCGTGGCCGGCGTGCGCTCCCGGCTCGGCGTCGAGCCCGAGGTGGTGTCGGGTGACGTGGAGGCGGGGCTGTCGTTCGACGGGGCGGTGCGCAACCTGCGGGTGCCGCCCGCGACCCCGGCGCTGGTCGTCGACATCGGCGGCGGCTCGACCGAGCTGATCCTCGGCTCGACCGCCCCCGACTCGTCGTACTCGATGGACATCGGCTCGGTGCGCCTCCACGAGCGGCACCTGCACTCCGACCCGCCGACCGCCGCGGAGATCGCCGCGTGCGTGGCCGACATCGACGCCCACCTCGACGCCTGCCCGGTCTCGCCCGCGGACGCCGCGACCGTGGTCGGCGTCGCCGGCACGGTGACCCAGCTCGCCGCCGTGGCGCTCGACCTGCCGGCGTACTCCCGCTCCGACGTGGACCAGCTCGTGCTGCCGGTCGAGCAGGTCGTCGCCACCGTCGAGCGCCTGCTGGCGATGACCGTCGCCGAGAGGCTCGCCCTCCCTGCCATGCACCCCGGCCGCGCCGACGTCATCGGGGCCGGCGTGCTGATCCTCGACCGGGTCCTGCGCCGTACCCACGTCCCGTCCCTGGTCGTCTCGGACTCCGACATCCTCGACGGGATCGCGTGGTCGATCGGCTGA
- a CDS encoding uracil-DNA glycosylase yields the protein MTHVPPGTGWPGDPATPETPVASTRAQVSRLARTDDLSELDARVSVCRACPRLVRWREDVARDKRAAFRDETYWGRPIPGWGSPTPRILIVGLAPAAHGANRTGRVFTGDRSGDWLFASLHRVGLARLPTSTYADDGQELVDTRMVATVRCAPPQNKPTVTERDTCAPWIEAELGLLVEHVRVVVALGGYGWDATLRSYAAIGWDVVRPKPRFGHGAEARLVSGDREVLLLGCYHPSQQNTFTGRLTESMTDAVLSRAAAYGL from the coding sequence GTGACCCACGTCCCTCCCGGCACCGGCTGGCCCGGCGACCCCGCGACGCCCGAGACCCCGGTGGCGAGCACGAGAGCGCAGGTAAGCCGGCTCGCGCGCACCGATGACCTCTCCGAGCTCGACGCCCGGGTCTCCGTGTGCCGCGCCTGCCCCCGGTTGGTCCGGTGGCGCGAGGACGTCGCGCGGGACAAGCGCGCGGCGTTCCGCGACGAGACCTACTGGGGCCGCCCCATCCCCGGCTGGGGCTCGCCCACCCCGCGCATCCTCATCGTGGGACTCGCCCCGGCCGCGCACGGCGCCAACCGCACGGGCCGGGTGTTCACCGGTGACCGCAGCGGCGACTGGCTCTTCGCGAGCCTGCACCGGGTCGGCCTGGCCCGCCTCCCGACCAGTACCTACGCCGACGACGGCCAGGAGCTGGTCGACACCCGGATGGTCGCCACCGTCCGCTGCGCCCCGCCGCAGAACAAGCCGACCGTCACCGAGCGCGACACCTGCGCCCCCTGGATCGAGGCCGAGCTCGGCCTCCTCGTCGAGCACGTCCGCGTCGTCGTGGCCCTCGGCGGCTACGGCTGGGACGCCACGCTGCGGTCGTACGCCGCGATCGGCTGGGACGTGGTCCGCCCGAAGCCCCGGTTCGGCCACGGCGCCGAGGCCCGCCTCGTGAGCGGCGACCGGGAGGTCCTCCTGCTCGGCTGCTACCACCCCAGCCAGCAGAACACCTTCACCGGTCGACTCACCGAGTCGATGACGGACGCCGTCCTCAGCCGCGCGGCGGCGTACGGCTTATAG